A genomic window from Sulfurospirillum multivorans DSM 12446 includes:
- the lptE gene encoding LPS assembly lipoprotein LptE has protein sequence MKQLFLGLLIIAFISGCGYKPSSYYAKSALGDKIYAEVTISRQDPRNSVLIKDAVNEAIVSRFSGKLVSKEQADSVLHVRIQSISFSPTVYDTYGYVIAYKTTVVLAMNYENAAKKVEKLTATGEYDFSIEANSVISDTNRFEAIRYAASDALDEFVSKIAIKGLRNGNNN, from the coding sequence ATGAAACAACTTTTTCTTGGACTCTTAATAATAGCTTTTATCAGTGGATGCGGTTATAAACCATCCTCGTATTATGCGAAAAGTGCCTTAGGCGATAAAATCTATGCTGAAGTGACCATCTCAAGGCAAGATCCAAGAAACAGTGTTCTTATCAAAGATGCCGTGAATGAAGCGATTGTAAGCCGTTTTAGTGGCAAATTGGTTTCAAAAGAACAAGCGGACAGTGTTTTACATGTAAGAATTCAAAGCATCTCTTTTTCACCAACTGTGTATGATACCTATGGGTATGTTATCGCCTATAAAACGACAGTTGTTTTAGCTATGAATTACGAAAATGCCGCGAAAAAAGTTGAAAAATTAACAGCAACAGGCGAGTATGACTTCTCCATTGAAGCCAACAGTGTCATCTCTGACACCAACCGCTTTGAAGCGATCCGATATGCCGCAAGTGATGCTTTAGATGAGTTTGTCTCTAAGATTGCGATTAAAGGACTTCGAAATGGCAACAACAATTAA
- the leuS gene encoding leucine--tRNA ligase — translation MQYNPLELEKKWQQTWDQTNAFEPLADFTKAKKYILSMFPYPSGRIHMGHVRNYTIGDAIARHHRKNGFNVLHPIGWDSFGMPAENAAIKHGVHPKKWTYENIDYMRKELASLGLSFSKKREFAASDVLYTKHEQRIFIEMFNKGLVYQKSATLNWCNTCQTVLANEQVEEGCCWRCDNPVEQRLLPGYYLKITQYAQELLDDCEKLRAGWPSQVLTMQENWIGRSEGLEFSFTLSDASRAKLDHQFESYKVFTTRPDTIYGVSYSALAPEHPIVKHLIAHKLLSDDKIAQIKKMQSVGARERAQADKEGVSLEIDVIHPLTGKTVPVWVANFVLIEYGGGAVMAVPAHDERDFEFARKYDLAILQSIETTSAFDGSVATTEYGTLVNSGEFTGFDSKRAQKAIIAHFEAQKIGTKVINYKLRDWGISRQRYWGAPIPMIHCPKCGLVPEKIENLPVALPDDVEIKGEGNPLDKHPTWKHTKCPTCNADAVRETDTMDTFFQSSWYFLRYTTDPSLWNDVPFDKESANYWMNVDQYVGGIEHAILHLLYSRFFTKVLRDLGYVNCDEPFANLLTQGMVLKDGSKMSKSKGNTVDPDAIIKTYGADTARLFILFAAPPQKELEWNDSAVEGAFRFLKRFAQKSENCFTCKAIPSIEHSALSKESKYARKKVYEALKKSNEIFEGSYTFNTLIAACMEALNALSDQNDQAVWSEGYFVLLNLLEPIVPHLCWEMSESLFGRVNLAPIAIKEEVFVEDSMILAVTVNGKKRAEIEVETSISKEEALRLGKQSVAKWLEGCELLKEIYVPNKLINLVVK, via the coding sequence ATGCAATACAACCCTTTAGAACTTGAAAAAAAATGGCAGCAGACATGGGATCAAACGAATGCATTTGAACCTTTGGCTGATTTTACAAAAGCAAAAAAATATATTTTAAGTATGTTTCCCTATCCCAGTGGAAGAATTCATATGGGGCATGTGCGCAACTATACCATTGGGGATGCTATTGCACGTCATCACCGTAAAAATGGTTTTAACGTTCTTCATCCTATTGGGTGGGATAGCTTTGGTATGCCAGCTGAAAATGCGGCGATTAAGCATGGTGTTCATCCTAAAAAATGGACCTATGAAAACATTGATTATATGCGTAAAGAGCTTGCTTCTTTGGGGCTTTCATTTTCTAAAAAAAGAGAATTTGCAGCAAGTGATGTCCTTTATACGAAGCATGAACAACGCATTTTTATTGAGATGTTTAACAAAGGGTTGGTGTATCAAAAAAGCGCAACACTCAATTGGTGTAATACGTGTCAAACCGTTCTTGCCAATGAGCAAGTGGAAGAGGGGTGCTGCTGGCGTTGTGATAACCCTGTTGAGCAACGCTTACTTCCAGGTTACTACCTTAAAATCACGCAGTATGCACAAGAATTACTCGATGATTGTGAAAAACTCCGCGCTGGGTGGCCAAGTCAAGTTTTAACGATGCAAGAAAACTGGATCGGAAGAAGTGAAGGTTTGGAGTTTAGTTTTACACTCAGTGATGCATCTCGTGCTAAACTTGATCATCAATTTGAGAGTTACAAAGTCTTTACGACCCGTCCTGATACGATTTACGGTGTGAGTTATTCCGCACTTGCGCCTGAGCATCCTATTGTTAAACATCTCATCGCGCATAAGCTTTTAAGCGACGACAAAATTGCTCAGATCAAAAAAATGCAAAGTGTGGGAGCGCGCGAGCGCGCACAAGCGGACAAAGAGGGTGTGAGTTTAGAGATCGATGTGATTCATCCTCTTACTGGAAAAACGGTACCTGTTTGGGTTGCCAATTTTGTCTTGATCGAATACGGTGGCGGTGCTGTTATGGCCGTTCCTGCACACGATGAACGCGATTTTGAATTTGCTAGAAAGTATGATTTAGCGATTCTTCAAAGTATTGAAACAACATCGGCGTTTGATGGCAGTGTTGCAACAACAGAATATGGTACCTTAGTCAACTCAGGTGAATTCACAGGTTTTGATTCTAAGCGTGCACAAAAAGCAATCATTGCACATTTTGAAGCGCAAAAAATCGGTACGAAAGTCATTAATTACAAATTGCGTGATTGGGGTATTAGTCGTCAGCGTTACTGGGGTGCACCGATTCCGATGATTCACTGCCCTAAATGTGGGCTTGTTCCTGAAAAAATTGAAAATCTTCCTGTTGCATTGCCTGATGATGTTGAGATCAAAGGTGAGGGCAATCCTTTGGATAAACATCCAACGTGGAAGCATACGAAATGTCCTACATGTAACGCAGACGCTGTTCGCGAAACCGATACGATGGACACCTTTTTTCAATCGAGCTGGTACTTTTTACGTTACACAACCGATCCATCGTTGTGGAATGATGTCCCTTTTGATAAAGAGAGTGCTAATTACTGGATGAATGTCGATCAATATGTGGGCGGCATTGAGCATGCGATTTTACACCTTTTGTATTCTCGCTTTTTCACCAAAGTTTTAAGAGACCTTGGTTATGTGAATTGCGATGAGCCTTTTGCCAACCTTTTGACCCAAGGTATGGTGTTAAAAGATGGCTCCAAGATGAGTAAAAGTAAGGGCAATACGGTTGATCCTGATGCGATTATCAAAACCTATGGTGCCGATACGGCACGTCTGTTTATTCTCTTTGCCGCTCCGCCTCAAAAAGAGCTTGAGTGGAATGACAGTGCGGTGGAAGGTGCTTTTAGATTTTTAAAACGCTTTGCGCAGAAGAGTGAAAACTGCTTTACATGTAAAGCAATCCCTTCTATTGAGCATAGCGCTCTTTCTAAAGAGTCCAAATACGCACGTAAGAAAGTCTACGAAGCGCTTAAGAAGTCCAATGAGATCTTTGAAGGAAGTTACACCTTCAATACGTTAATCGCTGCATGTATGGAAGCCTTAAATGCGCTGAGTGACCAAAACGATCAAGCGGTTTGGAGTGAAGGGTATTTTGTCCTGCTTAATCTTTTAGAGCCAATTGTGCCGCATCTGTGCTGGGAGATGAGTGAGAGCCTTTTTGGACGTGTTAATTTAGCACCCATTGCGATTAAAGAAGAAGTTTTTGTAGAAGATAGTATGATACTCGCAGTAACTGTCAATGGTAAAAAGCGCGCTGAAATTGAAGTGGAAACCTCCATCTCAAAAGAAGAAGCTTTACGCCTTGGCAAGCAGAGTGTGGCAAAATGGTTAGAAGGATGTGAGCTTCTCAAAGAGATCTACGTTCCCAATAAATTGATAAACTTGGTGGTAAAGTAA
- the secF gene encoding protein translocase subunit SecF: MEFFSKGIIYNFMKYARVFIATTLILAFISLVLVFTKGFNYGVDFVGGTVVQLKYEQSAPIDKIRDDLAKDKLFAGALITEFGSPEEIVIRFSTVSDSVAQDIGDHIRTLLKDTGAFDIRKVDIVGPKIGSELRSKGIMSAILAMIGILIYVAVRFEWKFAIASVITLLHDITITLGAIILFDIEFSLDVLAAVLTLIGYSLNDTIIIFDRIREELEETKNTNFSEIIDICVSKTLSRTTITSLLVFFVVLTLYVFGGEIIHGFSFTMLLGVIIGTYSSIFISAPFLTLIGFNVEKYKANIAIKEKNRIEKNKMRSQYEKGTV, from the coding sequence ATGGAATTTTTTTCAAAAGGTATAATTTACAATTTCATGAAGTATGCTCGTGTTTTTATCGCGACCACACTTATTTTAGCGTTCATCTCTTTAGTCCTTGTTTTTACCAAAGGATTTAATTATGGTGTTGATTTTGTGGGTGGAACCGTTGTTCAACTTAAATATGAGCAAAGTGCACCTATTGATAAGATTCGAGACGATCTTGCCAAAGATAAATTATTTGCAGGTGCCTTGATTACAGAATTTGGTTCACCTGAAGAGATTGTCATTCGTTTTTCAACGGTAAGTGATAGCGTTGCTCAAGATATTGGAGATCATATCCGTACACTTTTAAAAGATACGGGTGCTTTTGATATTCGAAAAGTAGATATTGTTGGACCCAAAATCGGAAGTGAACTACGATCAAAAGGTATTATGTCGGCTATTTTAGCAATGATTGGTATCTTAATTTATGTGGCAGTTCGTTTTGAATGGAAGTTTGCTATTGCTTCTGTTATTACATTGTTGCATGATATTACCATTACATTAGGGGCTATTATTTTATTCGATATCGAATTTAGTCTTGATGTATTGGCGGCTGTTTTAACATTGATTGGTTACTCCCTGAACGATACTATTATTATTTTTGATCGTATTCGTGAAGAACTTGAAGAGACAAAAAATACGAATTTTTCAGAAATTATTGATATTTGTGTCTCCAAAACACTCTCTCGAACCACTATTACTTCTTTATTGGTTTTCTTTGTTGTCTTAACCCTTTATGTCTTTGGTGGAGAGATTATTCATGGCTTTAGTTTTACAATGTTACTTGGTGTTATCATTGGTACGTACAGCTCTATTTTTATTTCAGCGCCATTTTTAACGTTAATTGGCTTTAATGTTGAAAAATATAAAGCTAATATTGCGATCAAAGAGAAAAATAGAATTGAAAAAAATAAAATGCGTTCCCAGTATGAAAAAGGTACCGTTTAA